The Chelonia mydas isolate rCheMyd1 chromosome 3, rCheMyd1.pri.v2, whole genome shotgun sequence genome includes a region encoding these proteins:
- the DLK2 gene encoding protein delta homolog 2 isoform X2 has protein sequence MEASAAVPETWLPGVHLGGATLTMLRSFCLQLMSLVWILLAHHHLAQGDDCSEHCNLAHGCCDQDGKCRCDPGWEGEYCEQCVRMPGCLHGTCHQPWQCICHNSWAGKFCDKDVHICEHELPCQNGAECVYDGDGEYSCLCPEGFHGKDCERKTGPCEKAGFPCRNGGQCQDENGFARNFTCKCLAGFIGALCENDVDDCLMRPCANGATCHDGMNRFSCQCQVGFEGRFCTVNIDDCASRPCKNGAKCYDRINDFDCLCPDGFTGKTCEVSTPEPTWVTFYLPANRKNNGAVKSTTSEHLWVTQPEPVRTVVTGRRVANHSERASGGGLLKISVKEVVTQRDAGLSKSQLVTVLVFGILTAALVLVTILLMLRNRQRGRQRSNWCQSPSQAARKLQEQECQVGMLNTVMVEPRKTTEL, from the exons GTGTTCATCTCGGTGGGGCCACATTGACCATGCTTAGAAGTTTCTGTCTTCAGCTCATGTCCTTGGTTTGGATCCTCTTGGCCCATCACCATCTTGCCCAAG GTGATGACTGCAGTGAGCACTGTAACTTGGCCCACGGCTGCTGTGACCAGGACGGCAAGTGCAG GTGCGAtccaggctgggaaggagagtACTGCGAGCAGTGTGTGCGGATGCCGGGCTGTCTCCATGGTACATGCCATCAGCCTTGGCAATGCATCTGTCACAATAGCTGGGCTGGCAAGTTCTGTGACAAAG aCGTACACATCTGTGAACATGAGCTCCCCTGCCAGAACGGGGCTGAGTGCGTCTATGACGGGGACGGGGAGTATTCCTGCCTGTGTCCTGAGGGCTTCCATGGGAAGGACTGTGAGCGGAAGACAGGGCCATGTGAGAAGGCAGG gttTCCATGCAGGaatggtggccagtgccaggatgAGAACGGCTTTGCTAGGAACTTCACCTGCAAGTGCCTGGCTGGCTTTATCGGTGCCCTTTGTGAGAATGACGTAGATGACTGCCTGATGCGTCCCTGTGCCAACGGTGCCACCTGTCATGATGGCATGAACCGCTTTTCCTGCCAGTGCCAGGTGGGCTTCGAAGGCCGTTTCTGCACCGTCAACATTGACGACTGTGCCAGCCGTCCATGCAAAAATGGGGCAAAGTGTTATGATCGCATCAATGATTTTGACTGTTTGTGTCCTGACGGTTTTACTGGCAAAACGTGCGAGGTCTCCACTCCGGAACCGACCTGGGTCACCTTCTACTTGCCTGCTAACAGGAAGAACAACGGTGCTGTGAAAAGCACAACCAGCGAGCATCTCTGGGTTACGCAGCCCGAGCCAGTCAGGACTGTGGTTACTGGGAGGCGGGTTGCCAACCACAGCGAGAGAGCCAGTGGGGGAGGGCTGTTGAAAATTTCTGTGAAAGAGGTGGTGACCCAGCGGGATGCAGGGTTGAGTAAGTCCCAGCTGGTGACCGTGCTGGTGTTTGGGATACTCACAGCTGCGCTGGTCCTGGTGACCATACTGTTAATGCTGCGGAACCGGCAGAGAGGGCGTCAGAGGTCAAACTGGTGCCAAAGCCCCTCACAGGCTGCAAGGAAGCTCCAGGAACAAGAATGTCAAGTGGGCATGTTAAATACAGTCATGGTAGAACCCAGGAAGACAACAGAGCTGTGA
- the DLK2 gene encoding protein delta homolog 2 isoform X1, protein MDGLQFNILSHYIQYTGIILLYTFKGGCLDPGALVVPRRGGVHLGGATLTMLRSFCLQLMSLVWILLAHHHLAQGDDCSEHCNLAHGCCDQDGKCRCDPGWEGEYCEQCVRMPGCLHGTCHQPWQCICHNSWAGKFCDKDVHICEHELPCQNGAECVYDGDGEYSCLCPEGFHGKDCERKTGPCEKAGFPCRNGGQCQDENGFARNFTCKCLAGFIGALCENDVDDCLMRPCANGATCHDGMNRFSCQCQVGFEGRFCTVNIDDCASRPCKNGAKCYDRINDFDCLCPDGFTGKTCEVSTPEPTWVTFYLPANRKNNGAVKSTTSEHLWVTQPEPVRTVVTGRRVANHSERASGGGLLKISVKEVVTQRDAGLSKSQLVTVLVFGILTAALVLVTILLMLRNRQRGRQRSNWCQSPSQAARKLQEQECQVGMLNTVMVEPRKTTEL, encoded by the exons ATGGATGGGCTCCAGTTTAATATCCTTAGTCATTATATACAGTACACGGGTATAATTCTGCTTTATACATTTAAAGGAGGCTGTTTGGACCCTGGAGCTCTGGTTGTCCCCAGGAGAGGAG GTGTTCATCTCGGTGGGGCCACATTGACCATGCTTAGAAGTTTCTGTCTTCAGCTCATGTCCTTGGTTTGGATCCTCTTGGCCCATCACCATCTTGCCCAAG GTGATGACTGCAGTGAGCACTGTAACTTGGCCCACGGCTGCTGTGACCAGGACGGCAAGTGCAG GTGCGAtccaggctgggaaggagagtACTGCGAGCAGTGTGTGCGGATGCCGGGCTGTCTCCATGGTACATGCCATCAGCCTTGGCAATGCATCTGTCACAATAGCTGGGCTGGCAAGTTCTGTGACAAAG aCGTACACATCTGTGAACATGAGCTCCCCTGCCAGAACGGGGCTGAGTGCGTCTATGACGGGGACGGGGAGTATTCCTGCCTGTGTCCTGAGGGCTTCCATGGGAAGGACTGTGAGCGGAAGACAGGGCCATGTGAGAAGGCAGG gttTCCATGCAGGaatggtggccagtgccaggatgAGAACGGCTTTGCTAGGAACTTCACCTGCAAGTGCCTGGCTGGCTTTATCGGTGCCCTTTGTGAGAATGACGTAGATGACTGCCTGATGCGTCCCTGTGCCAACGGTGCCACCTGTCATGATGGCATGAACCGCTTTTCCTGCCAGTGCCAGGTGGGCTTCGAAGGCCGTTTCTGCACCGTCAACATTGACGACTGTGCCAGCCGTCCATGCAAAAATGGGGCAAAGTGTTATGATCGCATCAATGATTTTGACTGTTTGTGTCCTGACGGTTTTACTGGCAAAACGTGCGAGGTCTCCACTCCGGAACCGACCTGGGTCACCTTCTACTTGCCTGCTAACAGGAAGAACAACGGTGCTGTGAAAAGCACAACCAGCGAGCATCTCTGGGTTACGCAGCCCGAGCCAGTCAGGACTGTGGTTACTGGGAGGCGGGTTGCCAACCACAGCGAGAGAGCCAGTGGGGGAGGGCTGTTGAAAATTTCTGTGAAAGAGGTGGTGACCCAGCGGGATGCAGGGTTGAGTAAGTCCCAGCTGGTGACCGTGCTGGTGTTTGGGATACTCACAGCTGCGCTGGTCCTGGTGACCATACTGTTAATGCTGCGGAACCGGCAGAGAGGGCGTCAGAGGTCAAACTGGTGCCAAAGCCCCTCACAGGCTGCAAGGAAGCTCCAGGAACAAGAATGTCAAGTGGGCATGTTAAATACAGTCATGGTAGAACCCAGGAAGACAACAGAGCTGTGA
- the DLK2 gene encoding protein delta homolog 2 isoform X3 has protein sequence MLRSFCLQLMSLVWILLAHHHLAQGDDCSEHCNLAHGCCDQDGKCRCDPGWEGEYCEQCVRMPGCLHGTCHQPWQCICHNSWAGKFCDKDVHICEHELPCQNGAECVYDGDGEYSCLCPEGFHGKDCERKTGPCEKAGFPCRNGGQCQDENGFARNFTCKCLAGFIGALCENDVDDCLMRPCANGATCHDGMNRFSCQCQVGFEGRFCTVNIDDCASRPCKNGAKCYDRINDFDCLCPDGFTGKTCEVSTPEPTWVTFYLPANRKNNGAVKSTTSEHLWVTQPEPVRTVVTGRRVANHSERASGGGLLKISVKEVVTQRDAGLSKSQLVTVLVFGILTAALVLVTILLMLRNRQRGRQRSNWCQSPSQAARKLQEQECQVGMLNTVMVEPRKTTEL, from the exons ATGCTTAGAAGTTTCTGTCTTCAGCTCATGTCCTTGGTTTGGATCCTCTTGGCCCATCACCATCTTGCCCAAG GTGATGACTGCAGTGAGCACTGTAACTTGGCCCACGGCTGCTGTGACCAGGACGGCAAGTGCAG GTGCGAtccaggctgggaaggagagtACTGCGAGCAGTGTGTGCGGATGCCGGGCTGTCTCCATGGTACATGCCATCAGCCTTGGCAATGCATCTGTCACAATAGCTGGGCTGGCAAGTTCTGTGACAAAG aCGTACACATCTGTGAACATGAGCTCCCCTGCCAGAACGGGGCTGAGTGCGTCTATGACGGGGACGGGGAGTATTCCTGCCTGTGTCCTGAGGGCTTCCATGGGAAGGACTGTGAGCGGAAGACAGGGCCATGTGAGAAGGCAGG gttTCCATGCAGGaatggtggccagtgccaggatgAGAACGGCTTTGCTAGGAACTTCACCTGCAAGTGCCTGGCTGGCTTTATCGGTGCCCTTTGTGAGAATGACGTAGATGACTGCCTGATGCGTCCCTGTGCCAACGGTGCCACCTGTCATGATGGCATGAACCGCTTTTCCTGCCAGTGCCAGGTGGGCTTCGAAGGCCGTTTCTGCACCGTCAACATTGACGACTGTGCCAGCCGTCCATGCAAAAATGGGGCAAAGTGTTATGATCGCATCAATGATTTTGACTGTTTGTGTCCTGACGGTTTTACTGGCAAAACGTGCGAGGTCTCCACTCCGGAACCGACCTGGGTCACCTTCTACTTGCCTGCTAACAGGAAGAACAACGGTGCTGTGAAAAGCACAACCAGCGAGCATCTCTGGGTTACGCAGCCCGAGCCAGTCAGGACTGTGGTTACTGGGAGGCGGGTTGCCAACCACAGCGAGAGAGCCAGTGGGGGAGGGCTGTTGAAAATTTCTGTGAAAGAGGTGGTGACCCAGCGGGATGCAGGGTTGAGTAAGTCCCAGCTGGTGACCGTGCTGGTGTTTGGGATACTCACAGCTGCGCTGGTCCTGGTGACCATACTGTTAATGCTGCGGAACCGGCAGAGAGGGCGTCAGAGGTCAAACTGGTGCCAAAGCCCCTCACAGGCTGCAAGGAAGCTCCAGGAACAAGAATGTCAAGTGGGCATGTTAAATACAGTCATGGTAGAACCCAGGAAGACAACAGAGCTGTGA
- the DLK2 gene encoding protein delta homolog 2 isoform X4 — translation MPGCLHGTCHQPWQCICHNSWAGKFCDKDVHICEHELPCQNGAECVYDGDGEYSCLCPEGFHGKDCERKTGPCEKAGFPCRNGGQCQDENGFARNFTCKCLAGFIGALCENDVDDCLMRPCANGATCHDGMNRFSCQCQVGFEGRFCTVNIDDCASRPCKNGAKCYDRINDFDCLCPDGFTGKTCEVSTPEPTWVTFYLPANRKNNGAVKSTTSEHLWVTQPEPVRTVVTGRRVANHSERASGGGLLKISVKEVVTQRDAGLSKSQLVTVLVFGILTAALVLVTILLMLRNRQRGRQRSNWCQSPSQAARKLQEQECQVGMLNTVMVEPRKTTEL, via the exons ATGCCGGGCTGTCTCCATGGTACATGCCATCAGCCTTGGCAATGCATCTGTCACAATAGCTGGGCTGGCAAGTTCTGTGACAAAG aCGTACACATCTGTGAACATGAGCTCCCCTGCCAGAACGGGGCTGAGTGCGTCTATGACGGGGACGGGGAGTATTCCTGCCTGTGTCCTGAGGGCTTCCATGGGAAGGACTGTGAGCGGAAGACAGGGCCATGTGAGAAGGCAGG gttTCCATGCAGGaatggtggccagtgccaggatgAGAACGGCTTTGCTAGGAACTTCACCTGCAAGTGCCTGGCTGGCTTTATCGGTGCCCTTTGTGAGAATGACGTAGATGACTGCCTGATGCGTCCCTGTGCCAACGGTGCCACCTGTCATGATGGCATGAACCGCTTTTCCTGCCAGTGCCAGGTGGGCTTCGAAGGCCGTTTCTGCACCGTCAACATTGACGACTGTGCCAGCCGTCCATGCAAAAATGGGGCAAAGTGTTATGATCGCATCAATGATTTTGACTGTTTGTGTCCTGACGGTTTTACTGGCAAAACGTGCGAGGTCTCCACTCCGGAACCGACCTGGGTCACCTTCTACTTGCCTGCTAACAGGAAGAACAACGGTGCTGTGAAAAGCACAACCAGCGAGCATCTCTGGGTTACGCAGCCCGAGCCAGTCAGGACTGTGGTTACTGGGAGGCGGGTTGCCAACCACAGCGAGAGAGCCAGTGGGGGAGGGCTGTTGAAAATTTCTGTGAAAGAGGTGGTGACCCAGCGGGATGCAGGGTTGAGTAAGTCCCAGCTGGTGACCGTGCTGGTGTTTGGGATACTCACAGCTGCGCTGGTCCTGGTGACCATACTGTTAATGCTGCGGAACCGGCAGAGAGGGCGTCAGAGGTCAAACTGGTGCCAAAGCCCCTCACAGGCTGCAAGGAAGCTCCAGGAACAAGAATGTCAAGTGGGCATGTTAAATACAGTCATGGTAGAACCCAGGAAGACAACAGAGCTGTGA